CGAGTTTCTCTGCCTCAGCCGTGAAAATATCCCTGTCCTTCTGCCATCGCTCTACACGTAAAGAGTCCATAGACAAACCGATTTTAATCTTCTTAGTAGCAGTGGCATCCGCTTCCTCGCTTTTCTTTTCTGGATCAGCACATCCGAACAGCATTACAAGACATGCTGTCAAAATGCAGAAAAGGAGAACCGCCTTGACCCAAACCTTGCTTTCAGATAAAAAGTTGCCGTTAAAAGTTGAGAGGTGCATCATATAAAACTCCTTTTGAAGTTACTCCTGTTCTTCAGGCGAATCCGCTTCAGACCCATTAGAATCGGGTGAGATCTCGCGCACAATATCGCCTTCTTTGAGAGGTTCCGTGGTTTCAACGACGCGAAAAATGGAAACTTTATCATTCAGGATTTCGGAAACCGCCACGCGTCCGATCTGTTTTGGCACGTATGTTAGGATTTCACCCGTGTCCAAATCGCGCACCGGCTTACCTTTCGTATAAACGTCAAACTCCTGGTTGATGGCTATATCCCAGTTGGAACCAATATTGACATAGATTTTATCAGGATGTTCACTATCCACATATTGGATCTTGCCTTTGATAGGTTCACCAGGTGCCGCTGTCGATTTTCGCTGTCCTTCTTTGGCGGTTGCAGTTTTCGGTTCCCAAGGTGTGATGAAATTGGGTCCGACACTATCTCGGAGTGCCAAAACGACTTTAATCAATGCCTCATTGGTTACGATGCCGAAAAGCGTCCTGTCGTATTCAGCACTCGCAAACTGGATTTCATTCAACTCAACCGGTTTGACAATCGGGCGTGGATTTTTTCGTTGACTTTCCGTCGTTTGCCCAAAGGTGAGGTTCGTCCCTTCCTCTGTCCTACTCGCTTCAAGAGAAGCAACTTTTGTGCCGAGGTAATTGTGGTCCCGACTGGCGGAGATTCGGGGTTCCGCTACAGCGTTACCGGACACATTGTAGAATTTCATGTTCAGTTTAATGGTGGCACGGTGTATAGAGCCCCGCAAAATAACAGGGGCAACATAACTTGCGCCGACAGGTCCCCGCTGTGCTTCGCGACCACCTTCCCGCAGTGTTCGTGAAGCGTTGGTTCTGAAACGTTCCTGATTAAATTTTTGGATATCGCCCACCACAATTACGTCCGCATTGAGATGCTTCGCAAGCGTTGCGCGTTGCTCTTGATTTAGTTTCTTTAACCCGTGCCGTGAGAGTGTCATAAGTGCCATAGCATCAAGGAGTTCATCTTTGCTGACGGGTTCATACATATTCGTTTCGACGAGCTTCCGATTGAGCATTTTGGCAAATCCTGCTTCCAAATCCCATCGTTTTTTTGTGCTAAAAATATTTCCGATGAAACTGGGTATGCAACCGCAGCCGGTAGGAGAATCAAAGCGGCTGTGGTCTTCAAAATAGAGGACAGCAATCCGTTTCTTTGGAGCAGCCTCACCAACAGCAACCGTGCCGATAACGAAGCACAAACTGAATCCCATCACTAACAGATATGAAAAGATGCGTTTCACTGTTTTTCGCCTCCTTCTCTTCCTTCGGTTACCTTCTACGCCTATAATTTAGCAGCCTTTGGAAGATTTAGCAAGAAAATTTAGGGTTCTGAGAAATTGGGTTTCTACCCAAGCCAGAAAACCCTTGAAATACAAGAAAATATTTGGTATTCTTATAGTCATCAGTTATCAGCTATCGGTTAAATAAAGAGCAGCTTGTGATCATTAAGAAGATTGCAACATCCACAGAAGTTAACTGACAACCGATAACCGAAGATCAATAACTATTCAATATACAAACGAAAAAGGAAACCTTATGTTTACAAAGAACAGAGGCGTACATCATAATTTATTATTTATATTCACAGCTTTCATACTAACTGTACTGGTTGTCCTTCACGGATGTAGCGATAAGCAGTCAAGTGAAAAAGCGAAAACAACCGATGCCTCGCGTCAGGAAAAGGAATGGCTTTCAATCTTAGGTGGTGTGATTGGTGGTAGCTTTTCACAATTCGCCGGGGGCGTTAGTCGTATCTTGACCCAACAGGAACCGCATCTTAAAATATCTGTTGGTGCTTCCGCCGGTTCAGTCGAAAACACACGGCGTGTGAATGACGATACGGAAGCACTCGGTGTCGTTTTTGCCTCTGAGAGTTATCTCGGCTACCACGGCGAAGAAATTTTCGCAGAAGAGGGACCGAAAACCAATATTCGTATGGTGACATTGCTTTTCATCGCCTACGACCAGTTTTCAACACTGGCACATAGCGATGTTCATCAGTTCGAGGATATTGTCGGTAAAAAAATCGCTTCTGGAGCGAGCGGCTCCGGGACTGCACAAACATTGGAACGGCTGTCAAGACTCGCTGGCATCTGGGGCAAGTTTACGCCGATCTACAAAGGCGGCAGTGCCGCCGCCGAAGCACTTCAAGACGGACAGGTCGCTGCGTTCCAATGGCTCGTCAGTGTACCGAACAGTGCCGTTATTCAGCTCACAGCAATCAAATCCATTCGGATGATCGATCTCGACGTAGTTGCGAAGAAGTACGGCTTCTACGAAAAGTACCCGTTCTATCTCTCTGGATCTCTGCCAGAAGGTGCTTATGAAGGTAAAGTTGAACCAGTGAGAACTATTCTGATGCCGACGGTCCTCATCGCGAACAAAGCGGTGAGCGAGGAAACCATCTATAAACTTCTAAAGCATGTTTACGCACCAGAAGGGCACCAGGCGATGCTCCAAACAAATCAAGCCGCGGCAGATATGACAATAGAAAATGGACCAAAGGCGTTTGTTATTCCACTACACCGTGGCGCATACAAATTCTGGAGTGAACAGGATGTGGAAATCCCTGCACACGCCATGCCGCTGGATTAAACAGGACTTACACAGCATCCTTTGCTGGCGAGGTTTGAAACCTCGCCAACGGTGTGTGGACCGTAGATTTTTATTTCAAATTGCGTAAGCCCTATTAAATCGAAAACGAAAAATTGTCGTGCTTCCAAAATTTACTTTTTTAGAACTGGAGAAATAGGGAAGAATGAAAAATAAAAAGATCCTCATCATTGGTGGCGGTGTGATTGGACTTGGTATCGGGTGGCAGCTGGCGAAAGCAGGTGCTGCTGTCACCATTTATGAGCGCGGACAAGCCGGACGTGGTGCCTCCTGGGCAGCCGCCGGTATGCTCGGTCCAATTGCTGAAGCACATATCGACGAACTCGACCTCCTTAAACTCAGCAATCAAAGTTTAGCACGCTACCCCGAATGGGTCGATGAGTTAGAGACAGAAACAGAAATGTCAATCGGTTACCGAGCAGAGGGCACGCTCATTATAGGCATTGAACCTGATGATGCAGAGCAACTCCGGCATGCTTATACCTTACAACAAGATTTAGGGTTGAATGTCGAGTGGTTGAGCGGACAAGAAGCACGTAAGATTGAAGGGGCACTCTCACCTTATGTGACTGCAGCTGTTCGTTGTGAAACTGACCATCAAGTTGATAACCGACTGATGACTCAGGCACTCCAGCGCGCCTATCAGGGGCGCGGCGGTGTGTTGCATCAAAATAGCACTGTTGAAAGAATTGTCATAGAAAACGGAACCGCAACGGGTGTTCAAACACAAGACGGTTTTCAGGCAGCTGATACGCTGATTCTCGCAGCAGGATGCTGGTCTGGGCAGATCAAAGGGTTACCGGATACGATTATCCCTCCCGTCCGTCCCGTGAAGGGACAGATGTTGGCGTTACGAATGCGGGAGGGTATCACAATCAAAAACGTCATCCGTACCGTCAAGGCGAGGTATCCGATGCCAGTATATTTAGTGCCGAGAACCGATGGTAGATTGATCGTCGGTGCAACAACCGAGGAACTGGGGTTTGACACGGATCTGACCGTTGGCGGTATATATGAACTCCTCCACGGGGCGTGTGAAGCTGTACCGGGTATTTATGAACTGCCACTTATCGAAACGTGGACAGGTTTACGTCCCGGTAGCAGCGACAATGCCCCCATACTCGGTAAAACACCTGTCGAGAATCTAATATACGCAACAGGGCACTATCGCAACGGCATCTTACTCACACCCATCACAGCTTACGAGATCTCCAAACTGATTCTGACGGGTGAGACTTCAGAGACAATCGCCCCGTTTCACTTGGACAGGTTTTCAAAGTAGTAGGGTCTTTGTCGAAAACGAAAATCGTTGTGTCTCCAAAATTTGCTTTTTTCAAAATGGAGAATACGCTATAATAATTAAGTGACATTATGGGGTGCTCTTACCTTGCTTAAGAGCTGAGAAAACACCCTTTGAACCTGATCTGGGTCATGCCAGCGTAGGGAAATATGAAAGAATAGTAGTCGGTAGTCAGTTAACAGTTTTGACCAACAACTCGCGCCTTAGCAAAAGTATCTGTAGACGAGTTGTTGGTCAAAGTTACAAGAGGTGTCTTCTAAACAAGAATTTCTTAACTGAAAACTGAAAACTATCAAAGCCGTTTCCTTTTTGGCACTGCCAAGGCGCATAAAGCCTTTGGTAGATGGGCATATTCCCTACACCCAGAACGGAAGACGGTTTTTTGTTGTTAAGGAGCAGATACGTATGCTCAGCAAATTTGTGGTTCCTGTGGCTATCCTACTCACAGTATTGGGAGTATGGGAAGTCGCTGTGCATCTTTTTGAGATACCGGGCTACATTCTGCCAGCCCCCTCGAAAATTGTGATGACGCTATTTTCGGAACACGCACAATTGCTGAAACATACGCTTGTGACATTAGCAGAGATGCTCCTCGGATTTGCCCTTGCGGTTAGCATTGGTATTCCGTTAGCCGTGCTTATGTTCGAGTTCCCGGTGTTGGAGAAAGCCTTTTATCCGTACGTCATCGGTTCGCAAACGGTGCCGGTGTTTGCTATCGCGCCCTTGTTGGTGCTGTGGTTCGGTTTCGGGATTGCTTCAAAAGTAGCCATGGCAGCACTAATCGTGTTTTTCGCAATCGTTTTGAACACCTTAGACGGGTTGAAGTCCACCGATCCAGATACGGTAAATCTATTTCGGATATTACGGGCAACCCGATGGCAGATACTTTGGAAAGTACGCATCCCGTCAGCACTGCCGTTCATCTTTTCAGGTGCGAAGATTGGTATATCGATTTCCACGATCGGTGCGGTTATCGGTGAATGGGTGGGTGCCAAAGCGGGACTCGGCTACCTCATGCTGTATGCGAACGGAAGACTCCAAGTTTCACTCGTATTTGCAGCCATTTTCTGTTTAACACTTTTAGGCTTAGGTCTTTTTGGATTGATGACGCTGCTGGAACGGTATGCGATGCCGTGGCGGCAGCATCAGTATAACAAATCAGATGTCCGGTAGGTATGCCGGACAAC
This portion of the Candidatus Poribacteria bacterium genome encodes:
- the thiO gene encoding glycine oxidase ThiO; translated protein: MKNKKILIIGGGVIGLGIGWQLAKAGAAVTIYERGQAGRGASWAAAGMLGPIAEAHIDELDLLKLSNQSLARYPEWVDELETETEMSIGYRAEGTLIIGIEPDDAEQLRHAYTLQQDLGLNVEWLSGQEARKIEGALSPYVTAAVRCETDHQVDNRLMTQALQRAYQGRGGVLHQNSTVERIVIENGTATGVQTQDGFQAADTLILAAGCWSGQIKGLPDTIIPPVRPVKGQMLALRMREGITIKNVIRTVKARYPMPVYLVPRTDGRLIVGATTEELGFDTDLTVGGIYELLHGACEAVPGIYELPLIETWTGLRPGSSDNAPILGKTPVENLIYATGHYRNGILLTPITAYEISKLILTGETSETIAPFHLDRFSK
- a CDS encoding TAXI family TRAP transporter solute-binding subunit, translated to MFTKNRGVHHNLLFIFTAFILTVLVVLHGCSDKQSSEKAKTTDASRQEKEWLSILGGVIGGSFSQFAGGVSRILTQQEPHLKISVGASAGSVENTRRVNDDTEALGVVFASESYLGYHGEEIFAEEGPKTNIRMVTLLFIAYDQFSTLAHSDVHQFEDIVGKKIASGASGSGTAQTLERLSRLAGIWGKFTPIYKGGSAAAEALQDGQVAAFQWLVSVPNSAVIQLTAIKSIRMIDLDVVAKKYGFYEKYPFYLSGSLPEGAYEGKVEPVRTILMPTVLIANKAVSEETIYKLLKHVYAPEGHQAMLQTNQAAADMTIENGPKAFVIPLHRGAYKFWSEQDVEIPAHAMPLD
- a CDS encoding ABC transporter permease codes for the protein MLSKFVVPVAILLTVLGVWEVAVHLFEIPGYILPAPSKIVMTLFSEHAQLLKHTLVTLAEMLLGFALAVSIGIPLAVLMFEFPVLEKAFYPYVIGSQTVPVFAIAPLLVLWFGFGIASKVAMAALIVFFAIVLNTLDGLKSTDPDTVNLFRILRATRWQILWKVRIPSALPFIFSGAKIGISISTIGAVIGEWVGAKAGLGYLMLYANGRLQVSLVFAAIFCLTLLGLGLFGLMTLLERYAMPWRQHQYNKSDVR